The nucleotide sequence ACACGGTAAttttcacaaaagaaaaaaattactcaaatttggtacaaacgatgaacaaaaaaaatacaacgcGAATAATATTTAGGAAATTAGGCAGTGCTTTGCTCTCCCATCTAATGTTACAAGCTATTACTCCAGAACAAGCTAAGGTATTTCAGCTCAAAAAGGCGAAACCTATGTTGCtgatgttgtagcagtatacttaGATGTGTAGTGTAGATTACCGATcgccttcgtctagctcatcttaCGGCAGGCTCagaaaacttgctgtttcgacaggttgggttcagagggagaggggtgttagaagagtgggtttgatgggggatgtgaaaaggtggttagtgtcgtgcttGGTtgcttcacatgccggacatatgtttagtatttcggtttcaattctggataggtagaagtctaacctgctacagtatccagaacgtaattatgCTAGGGTTGCACGAGTATCTCGgggtagctggagctcttcatctgctctgggtggtggttggactacGGCATTCGCGAGTCGAAAGCTGAAGGAGGTGGtagtgtctcccgatgaatgtcgttaattgtctgTCTAGACACTGTCCGGCATAGTAGTTGTCGATTTGTTTTGTCCTTGATCTCGTCGTAGTAATTGAAGAGGTGCCTCCTGACGAGCCGGGAGGCGGCGAAACCTATGAACATACCCACCCACACCCTTCttttttacaaaagaaaaaaatgtgatatCTCTttgtaaacaaatcaaaatgatTCAAATTTGGTAAAAGTGATAAactcaaaagaaaagaaaaatgtttaaatatgaGCACTAATACATCCATTTTTAACTAAATACGTGTATCTCGTGTATCTCGTGTAACTTAATAAAAATCGTCCAAAATTATTACTCCTATTGTTTCCCACCTCCTTTATATTCGACATAAATATTGAAATCCATGGTTAGCTATGTCCGTCCGTCTGATGTCACAACTTATACCTCTCATTGTCTATGGGTTTTTAGGTTTTAAAATTTAGCTCttcttaactaaatttttatttttatgtagagCTCCTGAAGAGGTTATTCTCAGAAAGCAACAAGTGGATGCACTTCAAACACAGCTTGCACAAGTACATCGGAAAATAACGCAAGACACAAATTGGGAGCGGGCGGAACTGTTTGCTCAATCGCCCGTCGATACTGATAGAGCTGGCGGCTCAACTGAAAATGCATTTCCAACAAACAATGTAAGTGATGTCAACGCTTTGAAACAGCGGCAAATCGACATTCTGGAGAGGCAAAATCGAGGTTTAGAGATTTTATCTCAAACAATCTCGAGACAAAAAAATCTCGCTTCACAATTAGGTCAAGAAGTAGGAAACCAAAATGGTAATTCTAATATCTGAGGTGTTAACGGGTtgctaaatttattaaattttcagatATACTAGATAATTTGGCAGATACTATGGAAAGGGTTGATGCGCATGTACATGTTGAAACAGGCAATATCAGCGAAGTAGATCGAAGGGATAGCACATGGGGTAGGCTTGATACAGCAGTTTATtcacagcaaaaataaaaataaaaaaattataaaatttctcttCTTTCAGGCTACTGGTtgataataattgttttgtttgttgccaTTATTATTGTGGCAGTCGTTTAATTTGTGAACGCATAttaaagtggaaaatattttccaaaacgtGTGATAAGATAAAcaccttttttatgtttaacGTTGAAGCGAAATCAAGAGTCAAGGGAGTCAATTAGAAAGTATAAGAACTACATTTGTAAATAACCTAAATAAAGCGGAAAGAAGTAGCACGTTCATATTACCGAAATTAAGAATTGAAATGTTAGATATGAAGTAGATGATAGATGGTGAAATAGAGATGCAACGATACATTGATACATTTCGCTGCCAACAGGAAAATAAAGTACGGGACCCGCTCGTTTAGTGAACTAATTCAGACAGGGTCTGTTCATATAAACGAAttgttcatatatatatatatatattttttttattattagtattttcattgcaactagtataacattacatatttatactaacgagcaatttttgtggagttttgttacaacaaataatttgagttaatcctcagcaaaatacaattcatacttttaactgatttttatttatttattagtttaaatctagAGGTTTTTTACGTTTGAGCCTTCGTTTCCATTTTGTATTATCGTTAAGAATCAAGGCTTCATTGTTCACATGCTTGCTTAGTCGCTCTGCGTgcgactttgcaaatttctttatggTTGCCGTAACCGAATCAATATTGAGGTCACGTTCTAGATCTTGCGTCCTAATATACCATGGAGCACAAACTGCATGCTTGAGTGCCTTAGTCTGAAATCTTTGTATATGCGCTGTGTTAGTATAGCTGGTGCAACCCCATAGCTGAATCCCATAGGTCCAGATAGGTTTgagaatttatttgtaaagCAGTATCTTATTGTGTGCGGATAACGCTGATTGCTTACCCATTAGCCAatgcatattttggaattttaggtccagttcttctcttttctttttcacgtgCGCACTCCACCTAAGTTTCGTGTCGAGCGTCATACCTAGATACTTTGCTGTATTAGAGTATGGTACTTTAATGCTGTTTATGTATATTGGCAGGTAGTTGGTCTTTCTGTccaattgtatattttattgatagcaAGCTGAAGTTGTGTAGTAGACTCTATTTCTGTCTTTCCGACGGTTAGTATTGCAGTGTCATCAGCAAATGTtgctataaagcaatttctgctgttTGGCAGGTCGTAAGTAAAAAGTAGATAGAGAAGAGGTCCAAGCACACTTCCTTGCGGCACACCAGCTTTTATCTCTTTCAGTTCAGAGAACTCATCTTCGTACCTGATGCGAAAATAGCGCTCAGACAGgtaggtttttaagatattaaaacattttgttggcagtacattctttattttccacAGCAGGCCAGCATGACATATCTACTTTATCGAAAGCTCATATATAtgagattaaattaaatgtatatTTACCATTTTATCTCTTATATGATAACttgcaaaattgtgttttaagaactaaaaacatttttattgaaaaatgcatTGTAATAGTGTACAAACATAAACTTTGTTTCACAGttgcaattttaaaatatatgaagATTTTACTGAATATTAGGAAGTTATGTTAACTGTGTTTTTTTACTGGCGTTTagttatatttgaatttcatcTGTTGTATAATTTCCGTCAGcccattttatga is from Anastrepha ludens isolate Willacy chromosome 4, idAnaLude1.1, whole genome shotgun sequence and encodes:
- the LOC128859774 gene encoding syntaxin-8; translated protein: MSLLEVDSWSRECEACSTLSESIKLKLAKREKGQKNSVQYNRLTAAIQTELKQFEGEVKELKQKLRLLEDAQSIAPEEVILRKQQVDALQTQLAQVHRKITQDTNWERAELFAQSPVDTDRAGGSTENAFPTNNVSDVNALKQRQIDILERQNRGLEILSQTISRQKNLASQLGQEVGNQNDILDNLADTMERVDAHVHVETGNISEVDRRDSTWGYWLIIIVLFVAIIIVAVV